The Amycolatopsis umgeniensis DNA segment CGCCGTCACCATCGACCTCGTCCCGGACGGCCGCTTCACGGGCGCGCGATCGTCACGGGTCCTCCCCGGCGGCCTGGCCGAACTCGGCGCCGCGTTCGCCGGGACACTGAGCACCGCGATCGGCACGATCTCGGACGTCACGGGGGCGAATCCGCGCGCGCTGGGCGCGATCGCGACGGATTCGATCGGCAACCGCCTGCTGTGGACCGGCGACACCGAACGAGCCGTCGCGCTGGCGGCGCCGCTCGTGGCCGCGATCGGACTCGGGATGCCGGAGCCGCGGTTCTCCCGCGTCGGGCGGAACACGGTGGTGCGCCGGGCGTCGTGCTGCCTGATCTACGAAGCGGGGAATCCGAAGTGCACCAGCTGTCCGCGGCAGACGCCGGAGGAACGGGACCGGCGTCTTCGGGCCGCTCTCGGCTAGTGGCGACGCTTTTCGAGAGGGCTTGATCAACCGGGGCTGATGGGTCTGCGCGACGGTGGAGGATTTGGGACGTTGAACGTCCCGAATCCTCCACGCTCGATCGTCGGCCGGCATGACCTTGATCAAGGTCGAAGACTGGAGTCCCTCCCGACGATGAAGGAATCTGGACGTTGAACGTCCCAAATCCTTCACCGTCAACCCGACGACCGCACAACCGCACTCACGACCATCTGTACCGATCACACCGCGGCAAGACTCTCCCCGGTCAGCGCGGCCACCATCGCCGCGCGGGAACCGACCCCCAGTTTGGTGAAGATCCGGCGCATATGCGCGGAAACCGTGTTCAAGCTGATTTCCAGCACGCCCGCGATCTGCTTGTTCGTGTAACCCCGGCCCACCATGCGCGCCACTTCGTGCTCGCGCGGGCTGAGCAGGTCGTGCGGCTCCGGCGTCACCGGTACGAGCAGGCATCTGACGCCGTACTCGGTGACGTCGAGCAACGGTTTCCGCTGTACCGCGGCACCGTCATTCAGTTCCAGGACAAGCCGTACGAGTGATCTCGCCAGATTTCGCACGGCTTCGTCTTCTGAAACGCTCTTCGTCCGCTGTCGCGCGAGATCATGTATCGCCGACGCAGGAAATCCGACTGCCGGGCCCATGGACATAGACCGGCCTCCCCCCTCTTGGTCTCCCTCCCTCTCTAGCAAACCCCTCCGACAGGAAAAGCGCATCGTCGATTTGTGTGACAAGTACGAACTAGTCGGTTCATGTCACACAAGAACGTGTGACTACCGGTATCCCCCGGTGCGCGGGCAGTGTCGGTTCAGTGCTCACCGACGCACCGCGCCGGCGATCGCGGATTTTCACCGGAGCAGAGGAGAACGGTTATGAGCCGTGGCTATGCGGCAGTGGACGGCGAGCTGGAAGACGAGCTGAGCCGTGAACTCGAAGCCGAGTTCGAAAACGAACTCGAAGACGAACTGGAAGGCGAATTCGAAGACGAGGACGAGTTCGAGGACGAGGTCGGCGGGCTGGCCCGGGAGCTCGAAGACGAGCTGGAGGACGAGGTCTACGGCGAGTACGAGGACGAATTCGAGTCCGAGTTCGAAGCCGTCGTCCGCGAACTCGAGGACGAGTTCGAACTGGAAACCGAGGACGAGGACTTCACACATCCGGGACGGCGGGTCTATCCCGACGCCGAGATGATGGCTCAGCTGGCCTTCCAGGCCGAGAACGCGGAGACCGAGGACGAGGCGGAAGCCTTCCTCGGCGCGCTCGCGCCCCTGGCCTTCCAGGCGGCGAAATGGGCGGCGCCGAAGATCATCAAGCACGGTCCGCAGCTGATCCGCGGCGCGGTCAACCTCGGCCGCAAGCTGTGGCGCAACCCCGCGACACGCCGCGCCGTCCGGCACATCCCGAAGATCATCGGGCGCACCGCGCGCGACGTCGGGCGCCGGTACGCCGACGGCCGCCCGATCAACGCCCGCTACATCACGCGCAGGCTGGTCGGCCACACCGTGGACAGCGCGCAGAACGCGCCCGCGAACCGGCGGAACCAGCAGCGCCGTCGCGGCCGTCCTCAGCAGCGCCGCCGCCGTCCCGCCGCCCGAGGAGGGCGCAAGACGCGGTCCCGGGCGGGTTCGGGTGCCGCCCGCCGCGGCAAGGCGCGCGGCCGTGCGCGCCGCCGCTGAGACGCGGCCCGCGACATCCGGTGAAGCGGCCTCGTCCACCGGATCCCGGCGGGCGAGGCCATCCGGAGACGAGCTGACGGCTTGGGTCCTGTCCCAGGCCACCAACGTGGAACGGCATCTGGACGCGCTGCGGCCGTTCCGCTGGTCGGAGTTCGGCGATCCGGCCACCGGTCCGAGCCGGGCCCATCTGGCGGCGGTCAACCGGACGATGGCGACCTTGCGGGAGCCGTTGTTCTCCGCCACCCGCGCTGCCCGCCGCGCCGCGGACGAGGCGGTGGCACGGCCGGGGCAGGCCGAGCTGGCACGGCTGTTGCGGGCGAAGTCCAGGGCACAGCACTGGGTCAGGACCACCGAACGGGTCTGGGACTTCTACCTCGATCTGTTCAACCAGCGGCAGGGCGCGTTCGCCCCGTGGCTGGTGGCCTGCGACAGGGTGGCGCTCGACTGCTACCAGTACGCCTACCTCGGGATCGGGAGCTGGCGGTCGATCCCGACCCCGCCACCGTTCTGCTACCTGCGCACCGGATCCGGTCCGGCCACCTCGCGACGCGGGATCCCCTTGCGGCGCTTGGGAAACCGGCTCAACCCCTTTCCGCTGATCCAGCTCCCGTACCACCGGCTGGTGAATCCGTGGACGCTCGGCGCCGTGCTGCACGAGGTGAGCCACAACCTGCAGAACGACCTGGGACTGGCCAGGGCGATCCCGCTACAGGTGGGGGCGCGGCTCGTCGAAGCCGGCGTGCCGCGGGCGATCACCGGTGTCTGGGTCAGGTGGAACCGGGAGACGTTCGCCGACCTGTCCGCTCTGTTGCTGGGCGGGCCGGCGGTGGTCGGTTCGCTGTTCGACGTCATCGGGCGGACCGAACTCGAAACGACGGGGTTCACCCCGCGTGCGGTGCATCCGGTGCCGTATCTCCGCGCGAAGATCTCGGTGGAGTTGTTGCGCCGCATGGGGTTCACCCGGCACGCGGAGTCCTATGCGGCGATGTGGCACAGGCTGTACCCGAGGGCGAAGCTGATCAACGCGCCACCCGCGCTGCTGAAGACGGCGGACAAGGCGATCCCCGCGGTGGTGGACGCGATGTGTTTCACCTCGTTCCCCTCGCTGGGCCACCGTCCCCTGGCGAAGGTGCTGCGGTTCGAAGCCAAGGAACAGGCGATGATCGAAGAAGCCGCGGGAAGACTGGCGGACGGCGTTTCCCCCGGTGTGGTGCCGGAACGATTCCTGATCGGCGCCGTCCGGTTCGCTCTCGAAGAACGGATGGCGCCGCCGAGAAGACTGTTCGGTTTCTTCATGGAAGAACTCGGCAGGAGGGCGAGATGACGCTCCACACCGAATTCTCCCGGCTGGGCAAGGAAGTGAACCTGGTGGCCGCTTGCTGGCGGGCGTTGGAGATCAGCGTCGCCGAGGACAGGCCCGCCGGCGTCGGGCTCGCCGCGGCGGATCATCTCGCCGAAGTGGTCCTCGACGGCACCGGCGAGGTCGAGGAGGCCACACGCGCCACACAGCGTCCGGTGAGCGCGGAATCGTTGTACACCACGGCGTCGTCGCTGCTGAAGCTGCGGCGACGGGTGGATGGGCAGTGCCGTTCGCACCACGCGGTTTCCGGACTGCTGCGCGCGGTGCACGGACGGGAACAGGAATGGCGGGGCTGGGCGAAGAGCTTCCGCGCCGGAGCGGACCAGTGCGCCACCGCCTTGTCCGCGGCGGAGGACGCGATGGTGCGGTGCTGGCGTGAAGCAGTGGAACTGGCCGAATTCAAGGGATGTGGGGCGACCCGATGACCATCGACGACGACCGCGGCGCGACGTTGCCGCGTGCACACGACATCGACAGCGCGTATCCGCTGTCGACCGGGCAGTACCCACCGCAGGCGGCGGCACCCGGCAAACTCGCCGAACAGACGATCAGCGACGCGCTCGGCTGGAAGTGGCGCGAGGGCGACACCAAGGGCTTCGTGGCGGCGCTGACCGGGAGTTTCGAGCTGAAAGAAGTCCAGGGGCGCACCGAGGCCAAGTGGACTCCACGCGGGTACGCGATCCAAGCCGACCTCGGCGCCGTCACCGGCGGCCAGGCCTCGCTCGCGGCCCGTGCCCGGAGCGCGGTCAAGGACTCGCTGGCACTGCTCGACTCGCTCCGTCCACTGAGGACGGACACGGATCCCGAGAACGCCGACAGCTACCGGGCCCTGGTCCGGCACGACCTCGAACAGATCCGGCAGGAGCTGGAGAGCCCGCTGATCCGCGTGGCGCGGGTCGATCAGCTCTTCCTGCTGCTGCTCGGGAACGGCGGCAACCCGGTGCAAGGGCACCTCGGCCAGCTGAGGGACGAGCTCGGTCTGGTCTCGGGCAAGGTCAACACGATCGAGGAGGAGCGGATCCAGACCTCCTTCATCACACTGGCGGATTGGGTGGTCTCGTTGTTCAGGGGCTGGCAGGACGCACGCGACAAGATCGATCCGTACTCGCAGCCGGCGGGCGGCCAGCCGTTCTTCGGTCCCGCCGTGGTCGCGCTCTCGCAGCTGTTGTCCGCGACGGCGGCCCAGGTCGACGAGGTCGTCGCGATGCTGCGGTCGGTCTTCATCCAGCAGGAGGACCTCGAAGTGCTCCGAGTCCCCGATCCGGTGGGCGGGACCATGTCGCTCGGCGGGCTGCTGCGCTGGGTCCGCGAGTTCGCCGCCTTCGAGGGCGGCAAGCTGATCGAATCGGCGGGCAAGGAGGGTGTCAGCACGTCGTTCATCCAGATCGCGAAACGGCTGCAGCGGATCGTGACGAACCTTCCCCGGCAGAACCCCGGCGGTCCCAACGGGGACGTGCCCGGCAACTTCCGCGCCTCCCTTCCCCCGGGCTTCTTCAGCTCCCGTGTGCAACGGGCCATCGACGAACTCGACGACCATCTGCAGGAGGTCGTCCGGATCGCCGAACCGATCGGGCGGAACGGCTCGCCGTCGTCGTCCGGGCCGGGTCTGCCCGCGCCGCCCACCCCGCAGCTCACGCAGCCGTCCGGGCGGACACCGACGGTGCCGTCCGTCGCCGAGCTCCGTGAAGGACTCGGCTTCCAGGAAGAGCAGTCACCACCCGAGGCGGAGGAACCGCCGAAACCCCGGACCACGCGCAAACGGACCGGGCAGTAGCCGGACCCGTACGGGAGGAACACGATGGGCACGGAAAAGGAATACCGGGAACTCTTCGACCGGGTCGCGGCACTGCGCGGCCAGGTCGCCGGGAAGCTCGCCAACGAATTGGGCAGCGATCCGAAACTCGGCGACGCGGTCCTCAAGCAGCTGGACGACATGCTCACCGCCGTCGAGGCCGAACAGCGGGCCAAACCGGGGCCGGCGGACGGCGGGATCGCACAGCTCGTCGGTCTCGGCGAAGGTTCGGCCGCGGACCTCGGCGCGACGGCCATGCCGCCGGGTATCGACGCCTACGACGAGACCGTCGCCTCGGAACGGGTCATCGCGGTCGGCGATCTGTACTACCTGTATCAGCACGAACGGATCGGCGTGTTCCGTGTGGTGCAGAAACTGCAGGAGCTGTTCCAGGGCGGCGCCATCCGGCTTTCGGACGGCCCCGGCGCGTTCGGCCTGTACCGGTTCGACAGGCGGGATGTCCTGCGCTACACCCGCCGGGACCGCGTGAGCGCGTATCGGCGCGTGCTCGGCTACGGCAAGGGCCTCGGCTCGGCGAACTCGCGGCCGAACACCGATTTCCACCAGCTGTTCACGCAGTTCTCCAACCAGGTCGCGTTGTTCTGGCGGGACAAGCGCATCTCCGACGTCGTCAGGGAACGCGCGTACGACCCGAGCTTCGGCAGTGTCGCGGTCGTCCGGCGCAGTGGGCTGGACCTGCGGAACAACCTCAAGTTCACCTCGTACGGCCACCTGAACGTACTGCGAGTGGAGGTCATGCAGCTGCTGACGGAGGCGTTCAAGATCCTCGGCTCGGAGGACGTGCTGGACCTGTTCGGCGCCTCCAACGCTTGGGACACCGTGGACGAGGTGCTGATCCGCTACTTCGACCAGCGGCTGGTGTCCTCACCGCGGCAGCGGATGGCGGTCACCGGGCGGCAGGTGCTGCGCTGGCTCGCTGCGCCGCACATCCTCGAGACCACCAGGTCGGAGTTCGAGGCGTTGCTGCTCGAGATCGCGGAGCCCGCCGAAGAGTGGCTGACCTCGGCACAGTCCCTGCGGCTGGCCGACAGGACGAACTCGCGGGAGGTGCTGCCGATCGACAGGCACCGGCCTGCCGGGGTCGCGGTGGCCCGCTCCGAACAACGTCCGGTCACCCCGCGCCGGAACGGCCACCGTCCGGGCACCGTGATCACCCTGGACCGCACATAGCCACGTGCTGGGAACGATGGTCACGGGGTGGGACGCGAGGTAGCGTCGGGCGCGATGAGTGAACGCACCTGGGGCTTCCGCACCCGCGCCCTGCACGCGGGCGGGACGCCCGACTCGGCGACCGGCGCCCGCGCCGTGCCCATCTACCAGACCACGAGCTTCGTCTTCGAGGACGCGGCCGACGCGGCGAACCTGTTCGCGCTGCAGAAGTACGGCAACGTCTACAGCCGCATCGGCAATCCGACGGTCGCGGCCTTCGAGGAACGCTTGGCCAGCCTCGAAGGCGCGATCGGCGGTGTCGCCACCAGCAGCGGTCAGGCGGCCGAGTTCTTGACCTTCTCCGCACTCGCCGAGGCGGGCGACCACATCGTCTCGGCGGGCGGACTCTACGGCGGGACGGTCACGCAACTCACCGGGACGCTGCGGCGCTTCGGCATCGAGACCACCTTCGTCAGCGGAGACCGCATCGAGGACTACGCCGCCGCGATCACCGACCGGACGAAGCTGATCTTCACCGAGGTCATCGGCAACCCCGGTGGCGGGATCGCCGACCTCGCCGGGCTGGCCGCGCTCGCGCACTCGCACGACATCCCGCTGGTCGTAGACGCCACCCTCGCGACGCCGTACCTGTGCCGTCCGATCGAACACGGCGCGGACATCGTTCTGCATTCCGCGACGAAGTTCCTCGGCGGGCACGGCACCACGCTCGGCGGGGTGGTCGTCGAATCCGGGAAGTTCGACTGGGGGAACGGGAAGTTCCCGCGGATGACCGAGGCCGTCGAGAGCTACGGCGGCCTGAAGTACTGGGAGAACTTCGGCGAGTACGCCTTCTGCACCCGGCTCCGCGCCGAGCAGCTGCGCGATATCGGCGCCGTCCTCTCCCCGCACTCGGCCTTCCTGCTGTTGCAGGGCGTCGAGACCCTGCCGCAGCGGATGGACGCCCACGTCGCCAACGCGCGAGCCGTCGCGGAGTACCTCGCCGCGGATCCGCGGGTGGCCTGGGTGAACTACGCGGGCCTGCCGGATCACCCGCATCACGACCGGGCGAAGAAGTACCTGCCCGCCGGGCCGGGCGCCGTGTTCTCGTTCGGTGTCGAAGGCGGCCGCGCGGCCGGGGAGACGTTCGTGAACTCCGTCGAACTGCTGTCGCATCTGGCGAACGTCGGGGACGCGCGGACGCTGGTCATCCACCCGGCGTCCACCACGCACCAGCAGCTTTCGGAAGACCGGTTGCGCGCGGCCGGCGTCGGGGCGGACTTGATCCGCCTGTCGATCGGCCTGGAGGACGTCGAGGACATCCTGTGGGATCTCGATCAGGCACTCGGCAAGGCGGTGGCCGGATGAGCTACGACGTCGGCGCGGTCGAACGCCGCCGCCTCCTCTCGCGGACGAGGTCGGTGACCATCGTCGGAGCCTCGAACAATCCGGCGAGGCCGAGCTTCTTCGTCGCGACGTACCTGCTCTCCTCCAGCGAGTACCAGGTCAACTTCGTGAACCCGCGGCTGGACGAACTCCTCGGGCGACCGGTGTACCCGTCGCTGGCCGACGTGCCCGGCGAGGTCGACCTGGTCAGCGTGTTCCGCAAGCACGACGACCTCCCCGGCGTCGCCGAGGAGGTCGTCAAGGGCGGAGCGCGCACGCTCTGGCTCCAGCTGGGGCTCTGGCACGAAGCCGTCGCCGACCAGGCCAAGGAGGCCGGACTGGACGTGGTGATGAACCGCTGCGTCAAGATCGAGCACGCCCGGTTCGCCGGTGGGCTCCACCTCGCCGGTTTCAACACCGGCGTGATCAGCTCCCGCCGCCAGTCCGCCCCCTGACCGCTACGCCGCCGCGGTGTTCACCGTGAACGGCAGCCACTGCACGGTGACGCCGTTCGCCGGGGACACCGGCATCCGCCAGTTCTGGCAGCCGCGCCCCGGGACGCGGTCCCAGATGAACAGCGGCGATCCCTGGCCCGCGGTGCAGCCCTGGTCGAGTAGTTTGCCCGCGTTCTGGACGGCGTACCGGTACACCCCGGTGCCGACGCCCTGCGGTTCGATCGTCCACTTCTGGCACGCGCCCGCGACGCGGTCGTAGGTGGTCACCGGGTTGCCGCTGGCCGTACTGCAGCCGGTGTTGTCCAGCACCTGCCCGGAATGCTTGGCGCGGAACTGGTAGTAGCCGTCACCGGTGCCCCACGGGAAGAACTTCTGGCAGTCCGCGCCGTTCGACGGCCACTGCTGCACCTTGGTCCCGTTGTTCCAGCCGCACGCGGCGACGTCGGCGTAGAGCCCGCTCGACACCGCCTGCAGCGAGACCCACGCGTCGTCGCCGAACTCCCCGCCCGGGTCGAAGGTGGTGGCCCGGAACCGATAGCTGTGGCCTTCCTGCAGCAGTCCCGGAGGTGCCGTCCACGTCGCCGTGGTGCCGGACGGGACGTCCCACTGCCAGAAGTCCCCGATCATCGTTTCGCCTTCGTAGACGTAGAAGACGGCGGTGACGTTGCCGCCGTCGGGGTCCGTCGGCGTGAAGCGCAGCGTCGGAGTCAGGGACTTCGTGTAGGTGACGCCACCGGAGTCGACGCGGTCCGAGATGTCGTGCCCGGCGGCGGGGTTCGGCCGCTGGTTCCGGTACGTCACCTCGATGAACGGCGACTTGCCACCCTCACTGGACGAGAACTTCTTCCAGCCGAACGAATCCGCCTCGTCCTCCGCCTTCAGCACCATCGAACCGGTCGTGACCCCCGCGCCCGCCCAGGCGCCGATCAGATTCCCGATCGGCGTCCGGACCCAATCGGCCGCACAGGCCGCGCTGTAGCCGCGGGTCGCGTTCGTCGTCGCCCAGCGGGTGAGGGGCGCCGGCTGGTTCGCCCACCGGGTGCCGGTGCCGACCTGGTCGGTGTCCCAGATCTCCCAGTTGCGCGCCGAGCACGAGTAGGAGTGGTTGCCCCACAAGGCCAAAGTGGCCGACTCGATCTCCGCGCCCCGGAACCGGGACACGTCGAAGTGGAGATACGAGCGCGCCTTCGTCGCTCCGCCGTCGTAGGTGCCGATGCGGAGTTCGGTGGCACCCGACTGGTCGGTGGTGGCGATGTTGGACTGCGTGAAGGTGTCGAAGTTCGTCCACACCGAGACACCGGGATCGACGATGACCGGATACGACCGCGCCGGGTCGGCGAAGTACCCCGCGTCCGGCGTCACGTTCAGCCCGAGGGTCCCCCGCTCCTTGGCCGACATCACCTTCCCGACCTTCACCTTCTCGGCCGGGTCGCCGCTGCGCTGGTCGATCCGCGAGTCCCACATCTCGGCGGCGGGCACGCTGCCCACCACCGCGCCGGACGCCGTGACGAGTTCCGTGTTCCCGTCCGCGTCGGTGCGCGGTGTGAGCCCGGTGGCCCGCAGCGGGAGGGCGAAACTCAGCGCGCCCTCGGGACGGCGCTTGACGACGAAGAACTGCTCGAAACCGGTCCGCGTGGCCTTGACCTGCAGGTCGACGCCGGGCTGGACCTCCGGATAGGTCGCGACCTCACCGGCCAGCACCGGCTCGGGCAGCGCGCCCGGGTACTGCAGGGCGACCTTCCCGTCCCGGCTCTGGACGGTGGCGAGGTCCCCGCTCTTGCCGCTCGCGCCCGCCAGCACGAGATCACGCGGATGCGCCTTCGGCCGGACGAGACCGTCGGCGCCCTTCACCAGCGTCAGGTCCACGGGGACCCAGTCACCGCCGCGACGGACGTGGACCGGGCCGCCGTGCACCTGCGTGGTGCGGGAGCCGTCGGGATTGGCGAAGGTGGCCGAGTTCTCCGTACGCTCGGAGAGGATCTCGACAGGCTTGTTCTGCGATCGCGCCACGGTTTCGGGCGACGTCGCTTGCGCGGGAGCGGCGAACACGGCGCTCCCGGCCAGGCACGCGGCGACAAGCGCGAGGCCCCGCCGCGGGATTCTTCGGGTTTCGACTGACACTTCGATCTCCCCAGTCGTGGGTGACAAGTTGACACACCGCTTACGCATGTCACACCCACGGGGTTGCCCGCCGCTCGAAAAAATCCGGACGCGTGAGAGGGTGGCGGTATGGCCAAACCGACTCCGCTGCAGCTCAGGAACATCGTCATGGCACTGCTCATGGCGGGTGCCCTGGTATGGAACCTGTCCATCAGCGGGGCTTGGTGGCTCACCGCGATCTTCTCGGTCGGGATCGTCCTCTCGTTGTTCTCCGCGTACCTGAACCGGCCCGGCGCTCAGCCCTGAGCACTCTCAAAGCGCGAAGCGAGGTCTGCGTGACCTCGATCGGTCAGGGCGCCGAAGAGGCGTAGACGCGCCATGCCACCGTCGGGGTAGACGTCGAGACGGACTTCGGTCACCTCAGGTCCCGAAGCGAGCGCGAACCGGTGCCGCGTGTCCGGCTGCAACCGCGTCTTCGGCAGCAACTCGACCCACTCGCCGTCGCCGTCTCGCCCGCTCAACGCCGCCCAGCCGGGCGCGTTGCCCTTCAGGTTGCTGTTGTCGAACTCGGCGAACCGGACGACACCCGCGCCGGCGAGCCGGACGGTGACCCAGTCGTTCCCGTCGTCCCGGCGCCGCGCCGTCTCCCAGCCCTCGGCCTGATGCGCGGCGAGCCCTGGCGAGAAGAGGTTGTTGGGCGAGGAATAGAACATGTTGCTGCATCCGGTGACGATCGCGCCGTTCTCCAGTGCCGCGAGGTCGAGCGCGCCGGGATCCAGCAGACCCGGGTCCGGGATCGGCGTGCCGTGCACCCGCAGCCGGGCGACGCCGCCGTCCGGATGCATGGTCAGCCGGACATGCGTGTAGCGCTTGCTCCCGCCGATCTCGAAGAAGTTCTCCGTATGCCCCGCCGCGGCGCCGCGCTTCACGAGCACGTCCCAGTCCATTTCGGACAGTTCGGCCGCGCTGGGATACCCCTCGACGGCGCAAGCCTCGACGGAGACGAACGGCGGGTAGTTCCCCTTGAAGAACGCGGTGTCGACGACGACGCCGGTGATCGCTCCCCCGAGGCCGAGCCGGACGACGGCCTGGTCGTCGCCGGGCTCGCGGTGCCGCCTGGTCTCCCAGCCGTCGTAGACCTGGCCCTTGGGGCCGAAGGTCTCCGCCCGGTGCGCGGGTGTCCAGGGATTGACCAGGTTCTCCTTCTCGGCGAACAACTCGTCCGTCGCCCACATCACGGTCCCCCCGAACTTGCGCGAGGCCAGATCGGGCAGTGCTGTCCACTCAGGACGGTCGTTCACGGTCTCCTCCATCTCAGCAGTCTCCCCGGGTCAGCAGGACGCCTGCCGGGTCGTCACCGGTGATCTCCTCGCCCCGCAACCACGTGCTCCGCACGACGCCGGCGAGCGGGCGTCCGTGATAGGCGCTGACCGGGTTGCGGTGCTTCAATTTCGCGACGTCGACGACGAAAGCCTCGTCGGGCGCGAACACGCTGAAGTCGGCGTCGTAGCCCGGCGCGAGGTGGCCCTTGCGGCGCATCCCCGCCTGCGCGGCCGGATGTTCGGCCATCCAGCGGACGACGTCGGCGAGCCCGAATCCGCGCTGGCGCGCCTGCGTCCAGACCGCGGGCAGACCGAGTTGCAGCCCGGCGATCCCGCCCCAGGCGAGCCCGAAATCGCCGCTGTCGAAGCGTTTCAGCTCCGGTGTGCACGGCGAATGGTCGGTCACGACGCAGTCGATGACGCCGTCCGCGAGGCCCTGCCACAGCAGTTCGCGGTTCCCGGCCTCGCGGATCGGCGGGCAGCATTTGAACTGCGTCGCCCCG contains these protein-coding regions:
- a CDS encoding (2Fe-2S)-binding protein, translated to MEAPATLLADTAWVSARIGGAAKLYGCSKPEVLGTIWWYSLSSVLVAPSVESLVRGEPLDPSLDAVTIDLVPDGRFTGARSSRVLPGGLAELGAAFAGTLSTAIGTISDVTGANPRALGAIATDSIGNRLLWTGDTERAVALAAPLVAAIGLGMPEPRFSRVGRNTVVRRASCCLIYEAGNPKCTSCPRQTPEERDRRLRAALG
- a CDS encoding helix-turn-helix transcriptional regulator; the encoded protein is MRNLARSLVRLVLELNDGAAVQRKPLLDVTEYGVRCLLVPVTPEPHDLLSPREHEVARMVGRGYTNKQIAGVLEISLNTVSAHMRRIFTKLGVGSRAAMVAALTGESLAAV
- a CDS encoding O-acetylhomoserine aminocarboxypropyltransferase/cysteine synthase family protein, yielding MSERTWGFRTRALHAGGTPDSATGARAVPIYQTTSFVFEDAADAANLFALQKYGNVYSRIGNPTVAAFEERLASLEGAIGGVATSSGQAAEFLTFSALAEAGDHIVSAGGLYGGTVTQLTGTLRRFGIETTFVSGDRIEDYAAAITDRTKLIFTEVIGNPGGGIADLAGLAALAHSHDIPLVVDATLATPYLCRPIEHGADIVLHSATKFLGGHGTTLGGVVVESGKFDWGNGKFPRMTEAVESYGGLKYWENFGEYAFCTRLRAEQLRDIGAVLSPHSAFLLLQGVETLPQRMDAHVANARAVAEYLAADPRVAWVNYAGLPDHPHHDRAKKYLPAGPGAVFSFGVEGGRAAGETFVNSVELLSHLANVGDARTLVIHPASTTHQQLSEDRLRAAGVGADLIRLSIGLEDVEDILWDLDQALGKAVAG
- a CDS encoding CoA-binding protein produces the protein MSYDVGAVERRRLLSRTRSVTIVGASNNPARPSFFVATYLLSSSEYQVNFVNPRLDELLGRPVYPSLADVPGEVDLVSVFRKHDDLPGVAEEVVKGGARTLWLQLGLWHEAVADQAKEAGLDVVMNRCVKIEHARFAGGLHLAGFNTGVISSRRQSAP
- a CDS encoding RICIN domain-containing protein codes for the protein MSVETRRIPRRGLALVAACLAGSAVFAAPAQATSPETVARSQNKPVEILSERTENSATFANPDGSRTTQVHGGPVHVRRGGDWVPVDLTLVKGADGLVRPKAHPRDLVLAGASGKSGDLATVQSRDGKVALQYPGALPEPVLAGEVATYPEVQPGVDLQVKATRTGFEQFFVVKRRPEGALSFALPLRATGLTPRTDADGNTELVTASGAVVGSVPAAEMWDSRIDQRSGDPAEKVKVGKVMSAKERGTLGLNVTPDAGYFADPARSYPVIVDPGVSVWTNFDTFTQSNIATTDQSGATELRIGTYDGGATKARSYLHFDVSRFRGAEIESATLALWGNHSYSCSARNWEIWDTDQVGTGTRWANQPAPLTRWATTNATRGYSAACAADWVRTPIGNLIGAWAGAGVTTGSMVLKAEDEADSFGWKKFSSSEGGKSPFIEVTYRNQRPNPAAGHDISDRVDSGGVTYTKSLTPTLRFTPTDPDGGNVTAVFYVYEGETMIGDFWQWDVPSGTTATWTAPPGLLQEGHSYRFRATTFDPGGEFGDDAWVSLQAVSSGLYADVAACGWNNGTKVQQWPSNGADCQKFFPWGTGDGYYQFRAKHSGQVLDNTGCSTASGNPVTTYDRVAGACQKWTIEPQGVGTGVYRYAVQNAGKLLDQGCTAGQGSPLFIWDRVPGRGCQNWRMPVSPANGVTVQWLPFTVNTAAA
- the alc gene encoding allantoicase, which gives rise to MEETVNDRPEWTALPDLASRKFGGTVMWATDELFAEKENLVNPWTPAHRAETFGPKGQVYDGWETRRHREPGDDQAVVRLGLGGAITGVVVDTAFFKGNYPPFVSVEACAVEGYPSAAELSEMDWDVLVKRGAAAGHTENFFEIGGSKRYTHVRLTMHPDGGVARLRVHGTPIPDPGLLDPGALDLAALENGAIVTGCSNMFYSSPNNLFSPGLAAHQAEGWETARRRDDGNDWVTVRLAGAGVVRFAEFDNSNLKGNAPGWAALSGRDGDGEWVELLPKTRLQPDTRHRFALASGPEVTEVRLDVYPDGGMARLRLFGALTDRGHADLASRFESAQG